Part of the Capsicum annuum cultivar UCD-10X-F1 chromosome 12, UCD10Xv1.1, whole genome shotgun sequence genome is shown below.
ACCTTTAACATAACAACGACACAACAGTTGCCGGCCGACGACAAACGACGCAGCACCGAGAGCATGTGACCAAAGCACCGAGAGCCTTCTAGAAATTaaggtattatctattttttatttatttattttatgtttattcttttcatttagcATAATTTAGTTactattctaatttttaaattaaaagtagAATGAATTcattgttgaataaggttatagtcataagttttccttttatttgaatcatatttgtgtaCATTATGTTGAAATTTCATACAAATGCATTATTGTTTTGttgaattttgaacttatgttatattttcactttgaatttatttattttacaattgATATTTCACATTGCAAGCCATTTATTTTATAGTTAGAATTGATAGATTATGGTTTTGTcaaatgttttaattattttatgacattatatttatagtattaatCTTTTTTTGTCAAAAATGCATTTCATGATGTTCTTAACAATTATATACTTTAAGTTTTtacaattaatttaattaaaatatattagtttgaaaaacataaatcaattattttttttacaagaatatatatttattaattaatatcatttataaaaggTTCTTATatgtttaatataattttttaaatttttgataattaatttttattttaaaaatttaatataataatgtaattaCACTTGTACAATCAAACTGTACACTTATAAATTATGTTGTGACAAACAATCGTAATTATTGGTGGTGGGCAGTGAGATGAAGAACTGGAACCAGCTTCAAGGCTCATTCTGGTAAATCACCCAAAAAAGCAAAGATATGGTTTCTCAATTACAAAACCCAAAATACCCCAATTGAGCACTCCCTCACCCCCATATGAATTCTTGCAGCTACAACACTGAATCCTAAGGCCAGTATACCTGGATTTAATTGAGGTATTATCTGCTATTATTTGAACAGTGAACTGGGGTTGTCATTTTTGTTTGCCTCTATAGACCTATATACAATCAAGAATGATGAAATATGTTAAAGTTGGCGCCTTTATACATGCTATTCACTCCTATAATAGATTTTGTCACTTTGAATCCAAACCCCATTTGGGTTTTGGATCTTTAGACTCACAAGTTAGAGCTAGTGTTGGAATTTTCTGGGATTTAGATAACAAACCACCTAAGTCATTTCCACCATATGATGCTGCTACTAAGTTAAAGAAAGCAGCTAGTGAATTTGGGGTTGTTAGATTTACAGTTGCTTATGCTAATCGACAAGCGTTTAGTTATGTGCCTCCTTTAGTTAGGGAACAAAGGAAAGAGAGGAAGGCGTTGACTTTGTTGGAAAAAAGTGGGGTTGTTAAGGTAGTGGAACCTTATATATGTAGAGTTTGTGGAAGGAGATTTTATAGTAATGAGAAACTTGTGAATCATTTTAAGCAAATTCACGAGCGCGAGCATAAAAAAAGGTTGAGTAAGATAGAGTCTGCTAGAGGGAAAATGAGGGTGAAGTTGGTGGCTAAGTATGCAATGAAGATGGATAAGTATAAGGGTGCTGTTAGGGATGTTTTGATTCCCAAAGTTGGGTATGGTTTGGCGGATGAGTTGAAACGAGCGGGTTTTTGGGTTAGGACTGTTGAGAATAAGCCACAGGCTGCTGATATCGCGTTGAGGAATCATTTGGTTGATGTAATGGATAAGAGGATGGTGGATCATGTGGTGCTTGTGTCTGATGAttcggattttgtggaggtgtTGAAGGAGGCTAGGTTGAGGTGTTTGAAGACGGTGGTTGTTGGTGATAGCAATGATGGTGCTCTGAAGAGGATAGCGGATGCTGCTTTCTCGTGGCAAGAGATCATGATGGGGAAGGCTAAGAAAGAAGCTGTCTCTGTCGTTGGCCGGTGGAAGGACCGAGATGTATTGAAAAGATTGGAGTGGACATATGATCCAGAGGTAGAGAAAAAGTTGTATTATTCTGAAGTTGAGAGTGATGATTCTGACGGATTCTTTTCTGGGGAAGAGGATGTTGGTGCTTCCGTCTTGAAGGAAAATGCTGGTGCATGGTGGAAGCTGGACTCTCATTCAGGTACTTTTGATTATTGTAACTTTATGATGCAAAGTTAATTCTCTGACAATGAAGTTCTCCACTTTGGACTTCTGAGCAGTCATTTTGCGTTATACTTATTCAGGACGTTGATTGATGCGGCAACATATTTTTGGCTTCAGCTTCATTCTTATAAAAATGAGATATGAACTGGTGATTCCATCATCCTCAAGAGGCTTTCCTTACGTTGGGGTCAACACTGCTGAAAGTTATTAGTGAAGTAACTTAGCTGGCAACAACTACTGAGTTTTGTATGTTTTAATCAGTGGAGAAACTTGGAGGTTAAGGTTTACCATTGTAACAGAAGTGATGTTCATGTAAGTACCTGTACTTTTCCTAGATATTGTTATAgattaaaattctaaaatcaacTTCAGGTGAACCTGATTGAAATCAATGGCCAAGTTCTCTGGTCGGGGGCTCAATTCACCTAAATTGTAAGATGAACCAAAatgtcatcttttttttttcttgcttggtgtgaaaaatattgataatttatcatttaaattGCAAAGGACTTGGAAATCGCTATCTTTATTTTGCTTGTATTTTGTATGAAGGAATGTTACAGACATATGTGCGCACAACTTTGTATATGTTTCTCCGTGTGCTTCTGTTTATTTGTTTGTAATTTGCGAGTTTCATTTTGCATTTGCTGCAGACACAACAAATAGATTTCACTCTCTACCTCCGCTTCACATCTAAAGATTAAATTTCAGGTGTCCTAATCCTCGATCTTGATAAGCTTGGACCTCAACAAGTTGATGTCTCACATCCATTATCACTTAGTATACCATATTTGCGTGTCTATCAGAACTTGATGTTGTATCTCTGATTTCAGGAGCtgaaatttcactttcttttgctCAAGTTCTAAATTGTAGGATTTGTAGGTTCCAACTTAGTGTCTGTTGTGCTTTTGATGTGGATAGATATCTGAAGGTTTAGAAAAGATTTAGTTAGAAAGAACACATTAAGTTCTCTTATTTCCATCCCTTTAACTAGAATATTTGAAACTTCTATATGAACAAGCATCAACTAATTCAGTTTTGCACAGAATAAAGATTGTCATTGAAGCATCATGTGACACCAACTATGCTAACTGCTGAAGAAAATCATCTCTTTGGTTGGCTTTTTTGGTATGCATAATGCCATAATCAGTGTGTTACCTTAGTTGCTCGAAACTGTGTCTAAGAAAAGATATTCACAGTTGGCCAAAATGTTCACAAAAGTTCGTCGAATTGAGGTAGTAGCAACAGTAGGTTTTATGGATGCATACACATGTACAGATAGTAACAGAATATATGTTGTGAGACATCCCTTGCCACCATAGTCCACACATCTTACCTCAGCTTCTGCTTCTTTATAAAGTATACTGCAGTTCCTGCTCTGCCTTTCCTGCCTTATGTATAGCATGGATTCTCATCTCTCGTTTAAGTCCTCTTCATGACTACTTGAAATTCTCAGATCAAAAGGGAGTGCAAAGGAATTAATGACTGACTGGCCGCCCCAACAGCTATGCAACgtacaaaatgaaaaaaagagaaaattaacCTTGTGCCTAATATAGCCTCAAGAACTTTCATGAATTAGGTCAAACAAGTAAAAGTCTGAAAATTTGCTGCTATGTCAATTGTCATGTCTTCTTGTCATTGTACTTCTCAGCTTTTAGCTCTCTGCTGATAAATTTATCTAGTTACTCTTTGCACAAGccagaaggggagccttggagtaactggtaaaagttgctgccatgtgatcaagaggtcatgggttcaagccttggaaacaacctctagcagaaatgcaaggtaaggctgcgtacgatacacccttgtggtggggcccttccccggacaccgcgcatagtggtagctttagtgcactgggctgccctttttaCTCTTTGCACAAGCCACCAGTATAAAAAACAACGGTGAATCCTATGAGATATTGTATGTTATTATTTAAATCCTAACCCTCTTCTTTTTCAATTAAATTGTGTGCTATTATTTAAACATTGAACCGGGGTTGTAATTTTTTTTGCCTCTATAGGCCTATACAATCAAGAATGATGAAATATGTTAAACTTAGCACCTTTATACATGCTATTCACTTCTATAATAGATTTTATCACTTTGAATCCAAACCCCATTTGGGTTTTGGTCCTTTAGCCTCACAAGTTGAGCTAGTGTTGGAATTTTCTGGGATTTAGATAACAACTACCTAAGTCATTTCCACCATATGGTGCTGCTACAAAGTTAAAAAGGCAGCTAGTGAATTTTGGCGTTGTTAGATTTACAGTAGCTTATGCTAATCGACACGCGTTTAGTTATGTTCCTCCTTTAGTTAGAGAGCAAAGGAAAGAGATGAAGGCATTGAATTTGTTGGAAAGAAGTGGGGTTGTTAAGGTAGAGGAACCTTATATATGTAGAGTTTGTGGAAGGACATTTTATAGTAATGAGAAACTTGTTAATCATTTTAAGCAAATTCAGGAGCGTGAGTATAACAAAAGGTTGAATAAGATAAGAGTCTGCTAGAGGGAAAATGAGGGTGAAGTTGGTTGCTAAGTATGCAATGAAGATGGATAAGTATAGCTGTATAGGGGtgttttgattccaaaagttggGTATGGTTTAGTGGATGAGTTGAAACAAGTGGGTTTTTGGGTTAGGACTGTTAAGAATAAGCCACAGGGAATTCTGATTTGTTAGATGTGTAGAGATAATGAGAGTGATGATTAGACTAAAGGGAAGAATGAATTAATAATTTCagatttgtttattcttaataAGATATTTTAAATTCAAGTATCCTTGAAATGAATTATTTTCTTGCGAATGCTATCCAAAAAGTGGACCTTGTACGCGAATTTGAGTAAAATCAGACTTTACACAAATAATGAACACCTAACAGGAAACACAAAAACCGTATGTGAGATTGGTTATCTACATCATAACGGATAAACGTTTCTTTGATTCTACCATGTGTTGCTATTTGATTTGCCCCTTCTGCTTCCATAATGAAACAACGGCTGCCATCATGGATCAAAGACTTCTTGTGGACGCCATTACAAAAGAAACTTCAGACTGGACCTGTAAAGTTCAGGTAGTTGACAAGTTTCGTCCCCGTAAGAGCAAAGACTCATCTGTCCATTTTCAGACCATACTAGACAATACTTGTGTAGGATGAAAGCGTAAGTTTCTTTCCACCTCTACTCTCCCTAAATACTGGAGTTGATCCCTACACGTTCTTATCTACGCCAATCTCTTATACACTACAGAATAGTTgttagaaaaaattgaatttgcaGCTCATAAAAAGACAAAACAGCAAATTCTAACAGCTTCCTTTGTAAATTGTACTCGCATATTTAAAACTCTTTCTGTTTTACTTAATTACAGGTTTCCATAGTACTATATGGTGATGACATTCCCAAATACGAGAAGTTGTTGGTCCTTTTTTATACATACCTGATTTCTTGTGCGAAAGTTAGAGATCCCCGTGGTTACTCGATACAAGCCTGTACGTACGGATGGGTAGTTGATAGATACACAATTGTTGAGGCCATTACCTACAACGACGGACTAGCAGCACCCCTGCCTGCTCCAAGAAAGTTGAATGCACTTTCTTTCTCAGCTATTGAACGTCAACATCCAGGTGTAGAATTTGGTAAGCTCGCAGTTTACATCTTCACCTCTTCACCCCATCAACTAAATAGACCTTACTAATCGAACTGTCACCTCACATGCTGCTTCCCATCACGCCAGACTTACTGGCAGTAGTAGCCAACTGCAGCACCATACAATATACAGTTGACCAAAGTAAACACTTTCGGGAAGCGATTGTGATGGGACCAGAGGTGAGTTAGTCTCCTGCTTGTATGAGATTCACCGAACGTGCTGTTTGTTTGGTAAAATATGATTGCACTGTAACAATTTGTACGTCTGCTTTACCAACCAGCAAGAAACCTTTCTTATTTACTATATGGGACGACCTAGCTGACAATGAAGGAGCTGCATTATTACATCATTTGCATGAGTATCCCGTCATTCGTGCCAAGCGCATAGGCGTCACTGAATTTCGCGGTGGTATCTTGTTCCCCAAACTACTTTACCCTTCATATATATGTACTCATCATCAGACTGTGCCTGTGAACCTTAaaattaatttagagaaaaaataattaatagaaactgtaaataaaaaataattaatagaaactgtaaataaaaataagaatacaattaagaaatttttgacaagtaaaagtgaacggaggGAGCATCAAAGCATTAGAGCAATTACTATTTGATTTTGTATTCTTATCATCCCTGACATTCGTAGTAAAAGATCGCTAGTTTGCAACAAAATTAGGCTCGTAGAACTTTCGTTGGAAATTAGAGTAGATCAGTTGTGGAAGCACACCATTTTAGTGTAAGACACATGTACTGTAAGACCAATTTTAAGTTCATTTTAGTCTACGTAGGGAAAAACTGGTTTTTGTCCACAGATATAAGTTCAACTACTCAGCGAACGTTGGTGGAAACAACTTCTGGACCTCTAGGCAaagggtaaggtctgcatacatcTACCCTCCTGAAAGTCTACTTTGTGATATTACATTGGGTATTTTGTTGTAGATACAGGTTCAACTTTAATCAACTTGATCAGTCAAGTTAAACTCACCCTTGTTTATAAAGAAATCTGTATGTTGCATGCCAACTCCTGACTGCAGTGGAAAAGACATGGCTGGATTTTCTTAAGCTAAACAGCAAAGAAATCACAGCATATAACACCGCTGTCCACTATATTATACAGATATATTCACCATATTATACCAATAAAAACAAGAGCcaaacacatacatacacacaacACAAAGAACGTAGACACAGACATACGTAAAGTTGGCTTCTTTTTCAACCTCATATATCCCATCCCTTGAGCAAATTAGAATCACCCTTTTTGATTGTTATGATTCCAGTAAACACCCTTTTGATATATTACTCAAATTTCATGTCTTTTTATTTCCTTGTGTGTGGTATTGCTATCCTATGCATATGTCTTTGTCAAATATGAAACAAGAACCATGTACTGAAGAATTAAGTTAATACGAAGTAGAGAAGGAAGAAGGTAACAGTAAGTTCATCCTCATGTAAAATCTGTTGAAGGAAGCCTAGTAGAAGGAATATGTCACTTGTAATTTAAGCAaccatttctatttttttttttatagagaaGGTAGGAGCAACAAAAGGCACAATGGAGACTCTGTATGATGCGGTAAAAGTAGTAGTTACCTTGGGATTAATGGCCGGTGTAGCTTGCAGCTGAAGCACTGcaccaattttttttgttttggggcGCACATAGTGATTGCAGTTTGAGCAGACGAGCAAATAAAATGACTGAGGATGGTCGGGAAGCGATATTCTGCCCTCCACAGGGAAACTTTGTACCTGCAACATAAGTGCAGTAACATTAAAAACTTGGCGAAGGTATTTGTGATAAAACGTTTGGATTACATTTTTGAAGTGTCTCTGTGTTAAGATATGTAATCTTTTAAGGTggcgaaaaataaaaaaataataattcacctTTTTGTACGAAGCTAATTAATGTAAAGCACACAATCAGAACATGTCGAAAAATACACATTTGTCAGTTCTCACTGCAGAGATGGATTCTTTTTCCATCCAACGAAATTGATCGTCCAAATCTACCACGCTCAAATCTCACTTGAATAAACCTTCTTAGGTTGCACTCTCGAGCAAGTACATGTACATTGTCATGGAGATAGACTTCTACTTGTGCTTGTGTTGTAGAACTAAGGTTAGTCATTCTTTTACGGATATGAAAATAATtggtatatacatgtatatattgGGGAACAAACTAACCGTAGATAATGACTCTGGAATGGTAGATACAGATAGTACTTGATCTTCAATAGGTCTAAGATTTAGTGAAGAGGTTGATGACAATGAGCTTCTCAAAGTATAAGACAACAACATTTGTTTGTTGTGCTTCACCCTGAAAAATGTTAACTAGGGAAAATATTTGTGTACAACTCTATTAAGGGGAGCAAGCTAATCTGCTAATGTATACCAGTTCATCCGTGTAATAGTCTGCACATACTGAGGATTTGTTAAGATCGTTGTTTGATATCTTGTTTCCAATCTCAGAGTTGCGTATGTGAAAGATGGAAAGCTTTTTTAATCAAATACACAGAAGgaagaattaaaaagaaagagTTACAGAGAATGGTGTAAACAACATACCACCGCGAAATTCAGTGACGCCTATACGCTTGGCAAGAATGACGGGATACTCGTGCAAATGATGTAATAATGTAGTTCCTTCATTGTCAGCTAGGTCGTCCCATATAGTAAATAAGAAAGGTTTCTTGCTGGTCGGTAAAACAGACGTAAAAATTGTTACAGTGCAACCATATTTTGCCAAGCAAACAGAACGTTCGGTGAATCTCATACAAGCGGGAGACTAACTCACCTCTGGTCCATCACAATCGCTTCCCGAAAGTGTTTACTTTGGTCAACTGTATATTGTATGGCGCTGCAATTGGCTATTACTGCCAGTACGTCTGGCATGATGGGAAGCAACATGTTTGGTGGCAGTTCGATTAGTAAGGTCTATTTAGTTGATGGGGAGAAGCGGCGAAGATGTAAACTGCGAGCTTACCAAATTCTACACCTGGATGTTGATGTCCAATAGCTGAGAAAGGAAGCGCTTTCAACTTTCTTGGAGCAGGCAGGGGTGCTTCCAGTCCGTCGTCGTTGGTAATGGCCTCAACAATTGTGTATCTGTCAACTACCCATTCATACGTACCGGCTTGTATCGAGTAACCATGGGGATCTCTAACTTTCGCACAAGAAATCA
Proteins encoded:
- the LOC107850196 gene encoding uncharacterized protein LOC107850196; this translates as MMKYVKVGAFIHAIHSYNRFCHFESKPHLGFGSLDSQVRASVGIFWDLDNKPPKSFPPYDAATKLKKAASEFGVVRFTVAYANRQAFSYVPPLVREQRKERKALTLLEKSGVVKVVEPYICRVCGRRFYSNEKLVNHFKQIHEREHKKRLSKIESARGKMRVKLVAKYAMKMDKYKGAVRDVLIPKVGYGLADELKRAGFWVRTVENKPQAADIALRNHLVDVMDKRMVDHVVLVSDDSDFVEVLKEARLRCLKTVVVGDSNDGALKRIADAAFSWQEIMMGKAKKEAVSVVGRWKDRDVLKRLEWTYDPEVEKKLYYSEVESDDSDGFFSGEEDVGASVLKENAGAWWKLDSHSGR